In the bacterium genome, one interval contains:
- a CDS encoding PA14 domain-containing protein produces MSRSVQVFFFVSLAVGIAHAAAVDALDPMELLLLGEDPGSVREGAELVVRENPGDPAANEAMAWIALLEGREREAQEHFLQAILSDPSDPRAEALLRDAVRFSERATLFHELEPVCEETLRAAGTTFETRTVARRWLLYFAREESDPEKTAAMETELGYLTDWLMVAPFIRTGGLDLYREFEPEKEIEETYDIPDLEEHGWLKMPGGAYQGYAAFDNLSAIPRGVGYALTYVRLPRDGRYRFGVTSDDSLVIWVDGVRFLERDAVSGYPAVESTDAGFY; encoded by the coding sequence TTGTCCAGGTCCGTTCAGGTGTTCTTTTTTGTATCCCTCGCGGTCGGCATCGCCCACGCCGCGGCGGTGGACGCGCTGGACCCCATGGAGCTCCTGCTCCTGGGGGAGGACCCCGGCTCGGTCCGGGAAGGCGCGGAGCTTGTCGTCCGGGAGAATCCGGGCGACCCGGCGGCCAACGAGGCGATGGCCTGGATCGCCCTCCTGGAAGGCCGGGAGCGGGAGGCCCAGGAGCATTTCCTCCAGGCCATCCTCTCCGATCCGTCCGACCCGCGGGCCGAGGCGCTCCTGCGCGACGCCGTCCGCTTCAGCGAACGCGCGACGCTTTTCCACGAGCTGGAGCCCGTCTGCGAGGAGACGTTGCGCGCCGCGGGCACGACCTTCGAGACGCGCACCGTCGCCCGCCGCTGGCTTTTGTATTTCGCCCGGGAGGAAAGCGACCCGGAGAAAACCGCGGCGATGGAGACCGAGCTCGGCTACCTCACCGACTGGCTCATGGTCGCCCCCTTCATCCGCACCGGCGGCCTGGACCTCTACCGGGAGTTCGAGCCCGAAAAGGAGATCGAGGAGACCTACGATATCCCGGACCTCGAGGAGCATGGCTGGCTGAAGATGCCGGGCGGCGCCTACCAGGGGTACGCCGCTTTCGACAACCTCTCCGCCATCCCCCGCGGCGTGGGATACGCGCTGACCTACGTCCGCCTTCCCCGCGACGGACGATACCGGTTCGGGGTCACCAGCGACGACTCGCTGGTGATCTGGGTGGACGGGGTCAGGTTCCTGGAGCGCGACGCGGTCTCGGGTTACCCGGCGGTGGAGTCGACCGACGCCGGGTTCTAC
- the rpsT gene encoding 30S ribosomal protein S20: MPQTRSAKKRLRQTEKRTERNKAYKSRIKTAIRKFRLAATEGRAEDARLSYREATSLLDKAVEKGILHKNNAGRRKSRMTLQVNKLEG, encoded by the coding sequence GTGCCCCAGACCCGTTCGGCCAAGAAGCGTCTCCGCCAGACCGAGAAGCGCACTGAGCGGAACAAGGCCTACAAGTCCCGCATCAAGACCGCCATCCGCAAGTTCCGGCTGGCCGCGACCGAGGGCCGCGCCGAGGACGCCCGGCTCTCGTACCGTGAGGCCACGAGCCTGTTGGACAAGGCTGTGGAGAAGGGCATCCTGCACAAGAACAACGCGGGCCGGCGCAAGAGCCGCATGACGCTGCAGGTGAACAAGCTGGAGGGCTAG